A region from the Flavobacterium enshiense genome encodes:
- a CDS encoding DUF695 domain-containing protein has translation MIKLIFSVALFFPIVIFAQRTNSESIEENWSYYYTFLDDKKALITLNRSVEILWPISEMREVAIINTSLIEPDKEGLPNKTEKDSFLKFEATVLEFLNAKQLKYVFVSSYFYEGTYYMVIYSDKSSIVKQAYDNIKINDFKYSLSVDAYTDPDWNYFNEYLKPNVPETLLLDVRDEIKNLENPETEKRVIHTVFFKSEQNALQLKEIEKKGLTLKGFKKVGDEYPKSEYKFQYQFRSKQIINKEKIESEVVDLYNYFDSDGLYVNFKILD, from the coding sequence ATGATAAAATTAATTTTTTCAGTCGCCTTGTTTTTTCCAATCGTCATTTTTGCGCAAAGAACTAATTCTGAATCAATTGAAGAAAATTGGAGTTATTATTATACATTTTTGGATGACAAAAAAGCTTTAATAACACTTAATCGTTCTGTTGAAATACTTTGGCCTATTTCGGAAATGAGGGAAGTTGCTATAATAAATACATCATTAATTGAGCCTGATAAAGAGGGACTGCCAAATAAAACGGAAAAAGATTCGTTCTTGAAGTTTGAAGCGACCGTACTTGAATTTTTGAATGCTAAACAATTAAAGTATGTATTTGTTTCCAGTTATTTTTATGAGGGAACTTATTATATGGTAATTTATTCTGATAAAAGTTCCATTGTTAAACAAGCATATGATAACATAAAAATAAATGATTTTAAATACTCTCTGAGTGTAGACGCATATACAGATCCTGATTGGAATTATTTCAATGAGTATTTAAAGCCAAATGTTCCTGAAACGTTGCTGCTGGATGTTCGGGATGAAATAAAAAATTTAGAAAATCCTGAAACTGAAAAAAGAGTTATTCATACAGTTTTTTTTAAATCTGAGCAAAATGCTTTGCAATTGAAAGAAATTGAAAAAAAAGGGCTTACTCTAAAGGGCTTTAAAAAAGTAGGAGATGAGTATCCTAAGTCGGAATATAAGTTCCAATACCAATTTCGTTCGAAACAAATAATTAATAAAGAAAAAATCGAATCAGAGGTTGTTGATTTATATAATTATTTTGATAGTGATGGATTATATGTCAACTTTAAAATTCTGGATTAA
- a CDS encoding NUDIX hydrolase, translating to MDFSDFLKYIPKIEKEKLLSVEAHMKMAPLERVSSLSSKEYLDKDPRKAAVMMLLYPRDKEAHLVLIVRNSYPGIHASQIAFPGGKVEPTDIDLQFTALRETHEEIGVEPDRIQIIKPFSELYIPPSNFLVSPFLGIVHDEITFMPSPYEVKRILELPLRDLLDDSIITKVVMSTSYAENIKVPVFNVDKYVVWGATAMMMSELKETIRKVLH from the coding sequence ATGGATTTTTCTGATTTTTTGAAATACATTCCAAAAATTGAAAAAGAAAAGTTGCTGTCTGTAGAAGCACATATGAAAATGGCGCCGCTTGAGAGAGTTTCTTCGCTTTCTTCAAAGGAGTATTTGGACAAAGACCCCAGAAAGGCTGCTGTCATGATGCTTCTTTACCCCAGAGATAAGGAAGCGCATTTGGTTTTAATTGTCCGAAATTCCTATCCCGGTATTCATGCCTCCCAAATCGCTTTTCCAGGAGGAAAGGTTGAACCTACAGATATTGACCTACAATTTACGGCGTTGCGTGAAACCCATGAAGAAATAGGAGTTGAGCCGGATAGGATTCAAATAATCAAACCTTTCAGCGAGTTGTATATTCCTCCGAGTAATTTCCTGGTTTCCCCTTTTTTAGGGATTGTTCACGATGAGATTACATTCATGCCAAGTCCGTATGAAGTGAAAAGGATCCTGGAATTGCCGTTAAGGGATTTATTGGATGACAGTATCATCACAAAAGTGGTTATGTCAACCTCCTATGCCGAAAATATTAAGGTTCCGGTTTTTAATGTGGATAAATATGTGGTTTGGGGAGCGACGGCCATGATGATGAGCGAGCTTAAAGAAACGATTAGAAAGGTATTGCATTAG
- a CDS encoding GIN domain-containing protein has protein sequence MKKLYFLLLAITFTSVCFAQKKEKIKGSKIVTVTQKEVEPFESLEIEDNLEIFIIKGEKQGIEIEADDNLHDALKYEMVGNALRLSSSKEVTGAKKFSVRVTYTDNLKLITVKQEAQLNSLADLQLKEITVKNYDYSKSYLNVKSSHFTLLMNDKSKAELNLKSESATLELSKNAEIKALVNTQNLKLDLYQKTTANVEGEAATAKIRLDNNSTLTAKKLTASDMELTAESYTTANVTAIKNISISATGKSEIQLYGTPKVNMINFADNATLYKKLVQ, from the coding sequence ATGAAAAAATTATACTTTCTACTACTTGCAATAACATTTACATCGGTTTGTTTCGCTCAGAAAAAGGAAAAAATTAAAGGCTCTAAAATAGTAACTGTAACCCAAAAAGAAGTTGAACCTTTTGAAAGCCTGGAGATTGAAGATAATCTTGAGATTTTCATTATTAAAGGTGAAAAACAAGGCATTGAAATTGAAGCCGATGACAATCTTCATGATGCTTTAAAATATGAGATGGTTGGAAATGCGCTTCGTTTGAGTTCAAGCAAAGAAGTTACCGGAGCCAAAAAATTCAGCGTTCGTGTAACGTATACAGACAATCTGAAATTAATTACCGTTAAACAAGAAGCACAATTAAATTCACTTGCCGATTTACAGTTAAAAGAGATTACCGTAAAAAATTATGATTATTCGAAATCGTATTTAAATGTAAAATCAAGTCATTTTACTTTGCTGATGAACGACAAATCGAAAGCTGAGTTAAACTTAAAATCCGAATCGGCTACTTTAGAATTGAGCAAAAATGCGGAAATAAAAGCATTGGTAAACACTCAGAATTTAAAATTAGATCTTTATCAGAAAACCACTGCCAACGTGGAAGGAGAAGCTGCTACGGCAAAAATACGTTTGGATAACAACTCCACTCTTACAGCAAAAAAACTAACAGCGTCTGATATGGAATTGACTGCCGAATCGTACACAACTGCCAACGTAACCGCCATTAAAAACATCAGCATTTCCGCAACAGGAAAATCGGAAATCCAATTGTATGGTACGCCGAAAGTGAACATGATTAATTTTGCTGACAATGCAACCTTATACAAAAAATTGGTTCAATAA
- a CDS encoding head GIN domain-containing protein, which yields MTKLVFHITKIVIATVLAVLFGSCHSNIGLGNSITGSGNVTKEVRNLSGFNKVTVSDGLDCEIQQSDKFAVIVEADDNLHEGIITTVNNGVLKIDSEYNRYKNVNSKKIIVQMPVIVSLESTSGSSLKSLNTLKGESIAVKTSSGSEMEVIIESDTITCESTSGSEITLKGKALKAHAHSSSGSSIKAGNLMANEIDAQSTSGSSITVAPIVLLDAKASSGSSINYTKVPQQLRKQSTSGGSVSEE from the coding sequence ATGACAAAATTAGTTTTTCACATTACAAAAATAGTTATAGCAACTGTGCTTGCCGTACTATTTGGTTCCTGCCATTCAAATATTGGCTTAGGAAACAGTATAACCGGTAGCGGAAATGTTACTAAGGAAGTTCGAAACCTCAGCGGTTTTAACAAGGTTACCGTATCCGATGGCCTGGACTGCGAAATTCAACAATCGGATAAATTCGCTGTCATTGTAGAAGCCGATGACAATTTACACGAAGGTATTATCACTACTGTTAATAATGGTGTTTTGAAAATCGATTCGGAATACAACCGTTACAAAAACGTAAATTCAAAAAAAATCATTGTTCAGATGCCGGTTATAGTAAGTCTTGAAAGCACTAGCGGTTCCAGTTTAAAGTCGTTAAACACATTAAAAGGAGAGAGCATCGCAGTGAAAACAAGCAGCGGCAGTGAAATGGAAGTAATCATCGAATCCGATACCATTACCTGCGAATCTACAAGCGGTAGTGAAATAACTCTAAAAGGAAAAGCGTTAAAGGCCCACGCCCATTCATCCAGCGGAAGTTCCATCAAAGCAGGAAATCTGATGGCTAACGAAATTGATGCACAATCCACGAGCGGAAGTTCGATAACAGTGGCTCCTATAGTTTTATTGGATGCAAAAGCTTCCAGCGGCAGTTCCATTAACTATACAAAAGTACCTCAGCAACTTCGAAAACAAAGTACCTCAGGAGGAAGTGTCAGTGAAGAATAA
- a CDS encoding lysophospholipid acyltransferase family protein, with amino-acid sequence MGLFKRNPFGHILFIKKWLIRVFGALTHRRFRGFNQLHIEGSEIIKELPDRNVLFISNHQTYFADVVAMFHVFNASLKGRHDNIKNIGYLWNPKLNIYYVAAKETMESGLLPRILSYVGAITVERTWRAGGKDVAENEKKEVNPNDTENIKIALDDGWVITFPQGTTKSFKPVRKGTAHIIKQHKPIVVPIVIDGFRRSFDRKGLLLKKKGILQSFIIKEPLQIDYDNESIDEIVEKIEYAIEQHPSFLKVIPTETIEEMKELDRQRQWNY; translated from the coding sequence ATGGGATTGTTCAAGAGAAATCCTTTCGGTCACATACTTTTTATCAAAAAATGGTTAATACGTGTTTTCGGCGCATTAACGCATAGGCGCTTTCGTGGCTTCAACCAATTACACATTGAAGGTTCTGAAATCATAAAAGAACTGCCTGATAGAAATGTTTTGTTTATTTCGAATCATCAGACTTATTTTGCGGATGTCGTGGCTATGTTTCATGTTTTTAATGCCAGTTTAAAGGGAAGACACGACAATATCAAGAATATAGGGTATTTATGGAATCCGAAACTTAACATTTATTATGTGGCGGCCAAAGAAACCATGGAGTCAGGATTATTACCAAGGATTTTATCTTATGTCGGTGCCATTACTGTCGAAAGAACGTGGCGGGCAGGAGGTAAGGATGTAGCTGAAAACGAGAAAAAAGAAGTGAATCCGAACGATACCGAAAATATAAAAATTGCGTTGGATGACGGTTGGGTAATTACTTTTCCCCAAGGAACGACAAAATCGTTCAAGCCGGTACGTAAAGGTACAGCGCATATCATTAAGCAACACAAACCTATTGTGGTTCCGATTGTGATTGATGGTTTCCGCCGTTCGTTTGACCGTAAAGGGCTGTTATTGAAGAAAAAAGGAATTCTGCAATCGTTTATCATTAAAGAACCTCTGCAGATCGATTATGATAATGAAAGTATTGACGAAATAGTTGAAAAAATAGAATATGCCATTGAACAGCATCCGTCTTTCCTGAAAGTGATTCCGACGGAAACAATTGAAGAAATGAAAGAATTGGACCGACAGAGGCAATGGAATTATTAA
- a CDS encoding PspC domain-containing protein → MNKTVSINLGGFSFHIDEDAYQKLSRYFDAIKRSLSPDGRDEIMNDIESRIAELLSEKLSNDKQVVSLTEIDQVIAVMGQPEDYRIEDESSTTTYTTYSPSGSKKLYRDKEKGMLGGVLAGMGHYFGVDPLWLRIIMVILLFTWGIGIIPYLLFWILVPEAKTTAEKLEMTGQPITISNIEKKVKEGFGEISDTISNIDQKKIADGARDGASKVATSIEDVFMTIFKVIAKLIGAFILIVSGCALIGIIIASVVMIFSSSLPDNAVLEHISTPIGIETPYWIQGLLLLSVVGIPLIFLIILGLKLLINNLRSIGTITKYSLLAIWLIATGFLITIGIREAGQLAFDGKMVQKADIQIANTDTLKVRFVNNDFFSKNVDKKTDLKIEQDSVGNEMIYSNNVSLHLKKTDKAFPYIQVEKIASGKSFPEANKRAEKIKYNFKIIGNQLILDNFLLTDVKNKIRGQKVEVYLYLPNGIVYAPEESVSNYLDGDNADFDYYYGPEGYNYKVTDGELKCLNCPEDEDADSEDEVLNISEKDQDTIKTVSIKVGGKEIIRTETKKSGDLSVDESGVVVKKK, encoded by the coding sequence ATGAACAAAACAGTAAGTATAAATTTAGGAGGTTTTTCTTTTCATATTGATGAAGACGCCTATCAAAAATTAAGTCGCTACTTTGATGCTATAAAACGCTCCCTGTCACCTGACGGAAGAGACGAAATCATGAACGACATCGAAAGCAGGATTGCTGAATTGTTATCCGAAAAGCTTTCAAATGACAAACAGGTTGTATCGTTAACCGAAATCGATCAGGTTATAGCCGTAATGGGACAACCGGAAGATTACCGAATTGAAGACGAAAGTTCAACAACCACATACACAACTTACTCTCCTAGCGGATCAAAAAAATTATACCGCGACAAGGAAAAAGGAATGCTGGGTGGTGTATTGGCCGGTATGGGTCACTATTTCGGAGTAGATCCGCTTTGGTTGCGCATCATCATGGTTATCTTGCTTTTCACTTGGGGAATTGGAATTATCCCATACCTACTCTTCTGGATTTTAGTACCTGAGGCTAAAACAACAGCCGAAAAACTGGAAATGACCGGACAGCCAATAACCATTTCTAATATCGAGAAAAAAGTAAAGGAAGGGTTTGGCGAAATCTCTGATACCATCAGCAATATCGACCAGAAAAAAATTGCCGACGGAGCCAGAGACGGAGCCTCTAAAGTAGCTACATCGATAGAAGATGTTTTCATGACAATCTTTAAAGTGATTGCAAAACTAATTGGTGCTTTTATCTTAATAGTATCCGGATGTGCGTTAATCGGAATTATCATTGCCTCTGTAGTTATGATATTCTCCTCTTCACTGCCGGACAATGCGGTTCTTGAACACATCAGTACGCCAATAGGCATCGAAACACCGTACTGGATTCAAGGCTTGTTATTATTGTCGGTAGTTGGTATTCCGCTTATCTTCCTTATTATTTTAGGATTGAAATTATTAATCAACAACTTAAGATCAATCGGAACCATCACTAAATACAGTTTATTGGCAATATGGTTAATCGCTACTGGATTCTTAATCACAATCGGAATCAGAGAAGCCGGTCAATTGGCATTTGACGGAAAAATGGTTCAGAAAGCAGACATTCAGATTGCCAATACCGATACACTGAAGGTACGATTTGTTAACAACGATTTCTTTTCAAAAAATGTTGACAAAAAAACAGATTTGAAAATCGAACAGGATTCGGTCGGAAACGAGATGATTTATTCCAACAATGTAAGCCTTCACCTGAAAAAAACGGACAAAGCCTTCCCTTACATTCAGGTTGAAAAAATCGCGAGTGGAAAATCATTCCCGGAAGCTAACAAAAGAGCAGAAAAAATCAAATACAATTTCAAAATCATTGGAAATCAGTTAATTTTAGATAATTTTTTACTAACTGATGTAAAAAATAAGATCAGAGGTCAAAAAGTTGAAGTATATTTATACTTGCCGAACGGTATCGTTTATGCACCCGAAGAAAGCGTTTCAAACTATTTAGACGGAGACAATGCTGATTTTGATTACTACTACGGACCTGAAGGCTACAATTATAAAGTAACAGACGGAGAATTAAAATGTTTGAACTGTCCGGAAGATGAAGACGCAGATTCAGAAGATGAAGTACTGAATATATCCGAAAAAGATCAAGACACCATTAAAACTGTTAGTATCAAAGTTGGAGGCAAGGAAATAATACGAACTGAAACCAAAAAATCTGGTGACTTATCAGTAGATGAAAGCGGAGTGGTTGTGAAGAAAAAATAA
- a CDS encoding DUF4268 domain-containing protein yields MFSKEEAQQIKKEFWTAFAEAYPRKWLLYDTKIKDFTFKFHIDNKKAQVLIDIEPKDEEKRKIYYEKIESLKTILLEEYLEDAIFERNFYLENGKCISKIWVEKTAISLYNKATWDEIFDFFYEKMDSFERFFYEYEDYIRDLEINT; encoded by the coding sequence ATGTTTAGTAAAGAAGAAGCACAACAAATTAAAAAGGAATTCTGGACAGCTTTCGCAGAAGCATACCCCCGAAAATGGCTGCTGTATGACACCAAAATAAAGGATTTCACTTTTAAATTCCATATAGATAATAAAAAAGCACAGGTTCTGATCGACATTGAACCTAAAGACGAGGAAAAAAGAAAGATTTACTACGAAAAAATCGAATCCCTTAAAACCATTCTGCTAGAGGAATATTTAGAAGATGCAATCTTTGAAAGGAATTTCTACCTCGAAAACGGAAAATGCATCAGTAAAATATGGGTCGAAAAAACCGCAATCAGTTTGTATAACAAAGCTACCTGGGATGAAATTTTCGATTTCTTTTATGAAAAAATGGACTCTTTTGAACGATTTTTTTACGAATATGAAGACTATATCCGTGATCTGGAAATCAATACCTAA
- a CDS encoding M1 family metallopeptidase, with protein MKKNALKALSISFLFLGCFVAKAQDAKTSKYNYNEAFGNNFYTKNGTDTRSASGQLGAKYWQNRADYSLTATLNDQTNEITGSEILTYTNNSPDKMGFLWMHLDQNLFKKDSRGNAVIPVKGSRNGARGQVFDGGHKIKSVSVVSIQNGKTIEKEVKYSITDTRMQVILPHELNANGGTVKIKIDFSFISPIEGSDRMGVLDTKNGKIFAMAQWYPRMCVYDDVRGWDTHPYLGAGEFYLEYGDFDVAITAPANHIVVSSGELQNPKEVYTAEQLKRWDQAKQSEKTVIIRSEEEVTNPSSRPSGKPTLTWKFKMKNSRDVSWASSSAFIIDAARINLPSGKKSLAIGAYPAESNGNQAWGRATEYTKTSIENYSKRWFEYPYPAAVNVAANVGGMEYPGIVFCHYKSKGEDLWGVTDHEFGHCWFPMIVGSNERLFAWMDEGFNTFINGISSQDFNNGEYKQEKENMHHGAHTLTDPAIEPIMSAPDNLKEARLGLLAYEKPGEGLNMLREMLGKERFDYAFRTYVERWAFKHPMPDDFFRTIENVAGEDLSWFWRSWFINNWQLDQAITKVKYVKNDAKQGTLITIANLEKMPMPVTMDIKTKSGAVTRVNLPVDIWQRNVEWTFKHDSKEELESITIDPENNMPDINEENNTWTLAKNGIEKTTDLTAYTGNFSSKQIPVKIKFTQENGDLIINSEGQPSVALENKGKDKFILEQAGLIVQFNQAKSGFSLKVGEQNFEFTRDK; from the coding sequence ATGAAAAAAAATGCATTAAAAGCTTTATCAATAAGCTTCCTTTTTTTAGGATGTTTTGTTGCAAAGGCGCAGGATGCCAAAACTTCAAAGTACAATTACAATGAGGCTTTCGGTAATAACTTTTACACAAAAAACGGAACAGACACCCGCTCCGCCAGCGGACAACTCGGCGCAAAATACTGGCAAAACAGAGCCGATTATAGTTTAACAGCAACACTTAACGATCAGACAAACGAAATTACCGGTTCGGAAATTTTGACTTACACCAACAACAGTCCGGATAAAATGGGCTTTTTATGGATGCATCTGGATCAGAATTTATTTAAAAAAGATTCACGCGGAAATGCTGTCATCCCCGTTAAAGGAAGCAGAAACGGAGCTAGAGGTCAGGTTTTCGATGGTGGTCATAAAATCAAATCCGTTTCGGTAGTTAGCATCCAAAATGGAAAAACAATCGAAAAAGAAGTTAAATATAGCATTACAGATACCCGAATGCAGGTTATTCTTCCTCATGAACTAAATGCTAATGGAGGAACTGTAAAAATAAAAATCGATTTCTCTTTCATCTCCCCTATTGAAGGTTCAGACCGAATGGGCGTCTTAGATACCAAAAATGGAAAAATATTTGCCATGGCTCAATGGTATCCGAGAATGTGTGTTTACGATGATGTTCGCGGCTGGGATACACACCCATACTTAGGTGCCGGTGAGTTCTATCTAGAATATGGTGATTTTGATGTTGCCATCACTGCTCCGGCAAACCATATTGTAGTTTCTTCAGGTGAATTGCAAAACCCGAAAGAAGTATATACTGCTGAACAACTAAAACGATGGGATCAAGCCAAACAGAGCGAAAAAACGGTAATCATCCGTTCTGAAGAAGAAGTCACCAATCCTTCTTCACGTCCTTCAGGAAAACCGACTTTAACTTGGAAATTTAAAATGAAAAATTCCCGTGATGTGTCATGGGCTTCATCCTCGGCTTTCATTATTGATGCGGCAAGAATCAATTTGCCAAGCGGAAAAAAATCGTTAGCTATTGGTGCTTATCCTGCTGAAAGCAATGGAAACCAAGCTTGGGGCAGAGCTACAGAATACACCAAAACATCAATAGAAAATTATTCCAAAAGATGGTTTGAATATCCTTATCCGGCAGCAGTGAATGTGGCAGCAAATGTAGGCGGAATGGAATATCCCGGAATCGTCTTTTGTCATTACAAATCCAAAGGCGAAGACTTGTGGGGCGTAACCGATCATGAATTCGGGCATTGCTGGTTCCCAATGATTGTTGGTTCTAACGAACGTTTATTTGCCTGGATGGATGAAGGCTTCAACACATTCATTAACGGAATCAGTTCACAGGATTTCAACAACGGCGAATACAAACAAGAAAAAGAGAACATGCATCATGGAGCACATACATTAACAGACCCGGCCATCGAACCCATCATGAGTGCCCCGGATAATTTAAAAGAAGCCCGTTTAGGATTGCTTGCCTATGAAAAACCGGGTGAAGGACTAAACATGTTGCGTGAAATGTTAGGTAAAGAACGATTTGACTATGCGTTCCGAACTTATGTTGAGCGTTGGGCTTTCAAACACCCAATGCCGGACGACTTTTTCCGAACCATTGAAAATGTAGCAGGAGAAGATTTAAGTTGGTTTTGGAGAAGCTGGTTCATCAACAACTGGCAGTTGGATCAGGCCATCACAAAAGTGAAATACGTTAAAAATGATGCTAAACAAGGTACTTTAATTACCATTGCAAATCTTGAAAAAATGCCAATGCCGGTAACTATGGATATCAAGACGAAAAGCGGCGCCGTAACAAGAGTGAATTTACCTGTTGATATTTGGCAACGAAATGTCGAGTGGACATTCAAACACGATTCAAAAGAAGAATTGGAAAGTATCACAATTGATCCTGAAAATAATATGCCGGACATCAATGAAGAAAACAACACCTGGACTTTAGCCAAAAACGGTATTGAAAAAACAACTGATTTAACTGCTTATACGGGTAATTTCTCCAGCAAGCAGATCCCAGTTAAAATTAAATTTACCCAAGAAAACGGTGATTTGATTATTAATTCAGAAGGACAGCCCTCTGTAGCATTGGAAAACAAAGGTAAAGACAAATTCATTTTGGAACAGGCAGGACTTATAGTTCAGTTCAACCAAGCAAAATCCGGTTTCAGTTTAAAAGTCGGAGAGCAAAATTTTGAATTTACCCGTGATAAATAA